One Nitrospina watsonii DNA segment encodes these proteins:
- a CDS encoding circularly permuted type 2 ATP-grasp protein, producing MNFIDYDPGNFFDEIFELPGQARPGVESLVNLLNNLEKGDLQRRQRAAEAILLNLGITFNVYGQEQGAEKIFPFDIIPRTISAKDWDYIERGVKQRIFALNEFIKDIYSDQKILKDGVVPKDLVLSSEPFRKECIGLRPPKDIWAHITGTDLVRDRDGQFYVLEDNLRCPSGVSYVLGNRQVLKQTFPSIFSAMHVRPVDAYPDHLLQVMDHLVPESVRDPCRVILTPGVHNSAYFEHSFLARQMGIELVQGSDLVVSDGFVYMRTTKGFQRVDAIYRRIDDDFLDPKVFRKDSMLGCPGLMEVYAKGRVALINAPGTGVADDKAVYNYVPQIIRYYMNEDCILPNVPTYLAENPSQRSHMLENLKDMVIKETNASGGYGMLIGPASTSRERKLFADKIKANPRNYIGQPVIQLSRAPILVRNRYEGRHVDLRPFVLYGEEINVIPGGLTRVALKKNSLVVNSSQGGGSKDTWVLYDSQTE from the coding sequence ATGAACTTCATAGACTACGATCCCGGAAATTTTTTTGACGAGATTTTTGAACTGCCCGGCCAGGCACGGCCCGGGGTGGAATCTCTTGTCAATCTGCTGAACAACCTGGAAAAAGGCGATCTGCAACGCCGCCAGCGCGCCGCGGAAGCCATCCTGCTCAACCTCGGCATCACCTTCAACGTGTACGGCCAGGAACAGGGCGCGGAAAAAATCTTTCCGTTCGACATCATCCCGCGCACCATCAGCGCCAAGGACTGGGATTACATCGAGCGCGGCGTCAAGCAGCGCATCTTCGCGCTCAACGAATTCATCAAGGACATTTATTCCGACCAGAAAATCCTGAAGGACGGCGTCGTTCCCAAAGACCTGGTCCTGTCTTCGGAACCATTCCGCAAGGAGTGCATCGGCCTGCGTCCACCGAAGGACATCTGGGCGCACATCACCGGCACCGATCTGGTGCGCGACCGCGACGGCCAGTTTTATGTTCTGGAAGACAACCTGCGCTGTCCGTCCGGCGTGTCTTACGTGCTGGGCAACCGGCAGGTGTTGAAGCAAACTTTTCCCAGCATCTTCAGCGCCATGCACGTGCGCCCGGTGGATGCGTATCCCGATCACCTGTTGCAGGTGATGGATCACCTCGTGCCGGAGTCCGTGCGCGACCCCTGCCGCGTCATCCTCACACCGGGCGTTCACAATTCCGCGTACTTCGAGCATTCGTTCCTCGCCCGGCAAATGGGCATCGAGCTGGTGCAGGGCAGCGATCTCGTCGTCTCCGACGGATTCGTTTACATGCGGACGACGAAAGGGTTTCAACGCGTCGATGCCATTTACCGGCGCATCGATGACGACTTTCTCGATCCCAAAGTGTTCCGCAAGGATTCCATGCTCGGTTGCCCCGGCCTGATGGAGGTGTACGCCAAGGGCCGGGTGGCGTTGATCAACGCTCCGGGAACGGGCGTCGCCGACGACAAGGCGGTGTACAACTACGTGCCGCAGATCATCCGTTACTATATGAACGAAGACTGTATTCTGCCCAACGTGCCGACGTACCTCGCGGAAAATCCGAGCCAGCGCAGCCACATGCTGGAAAACCTGAAAGACATGGTCATCAAGGAAACCAATGCCTCCGGCGGCTACGGCATGCTCATCGGCCCGGCTTCGACCTCGCGCGAGCGCAAACTGTTCGCCGACAAGATCAAGGCCAACCCGCGCAACTACATCGGCCAGCCGGTGATCCAGTTGTCGCGCGCGCCGATCCTGGTCAGGAACCGTTACGAAGGCCGCCACGTGGACCTGCGTCCGTTCGTGCTGTACGGTGAGGAGATCAACGTCATCCCCGGCGGGTTGACCCGCGTCGCGCTCAAGAAAAATTCCCTCGTCGTCAACTCGTCGCAGGGCGGCGGCAGTAAAGACACCTGGGTGTTGTACGATTCGCAAACTGAATGA
- a CDS encoding alpha-E domain-containing protein produces the protein MLSRVADSIHWMSTYLERAENVARFIEVNLQMILDLPLFQEQTNHWKPLVSITGDDAYFYETYGEATRENVIRFHTFDHNYPNSIISCVTAARENARSIREIISSEMWEQINQFYLLLRMEETNGHALSNPFVFFQEVKTASHLFNGIMDATMTHGEAWNFGHLGGMLERADKTSRILDVKYFILLPKLEYIGTPVDDTQWGVLLKSTSGLEMYRKQYKHISPDNVVDFLILNREFPRSIHFCLNEAEEALSKITGSPPGTYRNQAEQTLGRLRSRMNYTTVAEIFSHGLHEYLDDFQGELNRINTEIGHTFFSQELPRKEEGAWQS, from the coding sequence ATGCTGAGTCGCGTCGCCGATTCCATTCACTGGATGTCCACCTACCTGGAACGCGCCGAGAACGTGGCGCGCTTCATCGAGGTGAATCTGCAGATGATTCTCGACCTGCCGCTGTTCCAGGAACAGACCAACCACTGGAAACCGCTGGTCAGCATCACCGGCGACGATGCGTATTTTTACGAAACCTACGGCGAAGCCACACGCGAAAACGTGATCCGGTTTCACACCTTCGACCACAATTACCCAAACTCCATCATCTCCTGCGTGACGGCGGCGCGCGAAAACGCCCGCAGCATCCGCGAAATCATCTCTTCCGAAATGTGGGAGCAGATCAACCAGTTCTATCTGCTGCTGCGCATGGAGGAGACCAACGGGCATGCCCTGTCCAATCCATTTGTGTTTTTCCAAGAAGTCAAAACGGCCAGTCACCTGTTCAACGGCATCATGGACGCCACCATGACCCACGGTGAAGCCTGGAACTTCGGCCACCTGGGCGGCATGCTGGAACGCGCCGACAAAACCTCGCGCATCCTCGATGTGAAATATTTCATCCTATTACCCAAATTGGAGTATATTGGAACGCCTGTGGACGACACCCAATGGGGAGTGTTGCTGAAATCCACCAGTGGGCTGGAAATGTATCGCAAACAGTACAAGCACATTTCGCCGGACAATGTTGTGGACTTTTTGATCCTGAACCGCGAGTTCCCGCGCTCCATCCATTTCTGTCTCAACGAGGCCGAAGAGGCGTTGTCGAAAATCACCGGATCGCCGCCCGGCACTTACCGCAACCAGGCAGAGCAGACACTCGGCCGTCTGCGGTCCCGCATGAACTACACCACCGTGGCCGAAATCTTTTCGCACGGCCTGCATGAATATCTGGACGACTTCCAGGGCGAGTTGAACCGGATCAACACCGAAATCGGCCACACTTTCTTCTCGCAGGAATTGCCACGGAAGGAAGAAGGAGCCTGGCAATCATGA
- a CDS encoding peptidase, whose translation MTFCIGIKVAEGLVGIADSRLTSGTEHVQARKLSIHQPGGKPMFVMSSGLRSARDKVITYFDEVLEAEEENFDKLYKAVNRLASQVRKVADEDKKALEESNLAFNLHALVGGQLEKDAEPKLYMIYPQANWVEIGQGTPYHIIGNSAYGKPICDRALRYDTDLKMALKIGALAFDATRQSATDVGFPLDVVVYQAETKTMLQHSYKERDLRQVSQWWKNQIQRSLQALPSDWVEAVFTKPSSSS comes from the coding sequence ATGACGTTCTGCATCGGCATCAAGGTGGCGGAGGGCCTGGTGGGCATTGCCGACTCCCGCCTGACATCAGGCACCGAACACGTGCAGGCGCGCAAACTCTCCATCCATCAGCCCGGCGGCAAACCCATGTTCGTCATGTCGTCCGGCCTGCGCTCGGCACGCGACAAGGTCATCACCTATTTCGACGAAGTGCTGGAAGCGGAAGAGGAAAACTTCGACAAGCTGTACAAGGCGGTCAACCGGCTGGCGTCGCAGGTGCGCAAGGTGGCGGACGAGGACAAAAAGGCATTGGAGGAAAGCAATCTCGCCTTCAACCTGCACGCCCTGGTCGGCGGCCAGTTGGAAAAGGACGCCGAGCCGAAGTTGTACATGATCTACCCGCAAGCCAATTGGGTTGAAATCGGCCAGGGCACTCCCTATCATATCATCGGCAACTCGGCGTACGGCAAGCCCATCTGCGACCGGGCCCTGCGTTACGATACCGATCTCAAGATGGCGCTCAAGATCGGCGCGCTGGCCTTCGACGCCACCCGGCAAAGCGCCACCGATGTCGGTTTCCCGCTGGATGTGGTCGTGTACCAGGCCGAAACGAAAACCATGCTGCAACACAGTTACAAGGAACGGGATCTCCGCCAGGTATCTCAATGGTGGAAAAATCAGATCCAGCGTTCGCTGCAGGCACTGCCTTCCGACTGGGTCGAGGCGGTGTTCACCAAACCTTCTTCGTCTTCATGA
- a CDS encoding transglutaminase family protein, which translates to MLLRIEHTTRFTYSDRVYIEPMTIRLRPRSDSWQSLHQFKMNIDPAPKGVSESIDLEGNSVSSIWSTGLLNALTLKAESLVETLQDNPFNFILTDTQALSLPVKYDPVFGNALDPYLTREYSSEDIHDFTHTLLKEFGSNTISFLTSLNQYIHQNFNRILRKDGDPLHPSELLQTREGACRDLAVLFMDICRVLGLATRYTSGYFFADDEDFDQHELHAWVEVYLPGGGWRGYDPTHGLAVADRHVAIASACTPALTTPTYGMYRGTGISSSLEYDINIKQVDSIENHNGAASQG; encoded by the coding sequence ATGTTGCTGCGCATTGAACACACCACCCGCTTCACCTATTCCGACCGCGTGTACATCGAACCCATGACCATCCGGTTGCGCCCGCGTTCCGATTCCTGGCAATCCTTGCACCAATTCAAAATGAACATCGACCCCGCGCCCAAGGGCGTCAGTGAATCCATCGATCTGGAAGGCAACTCGGTGTCCTCCATCTGGTCCACCGGCCTGTTGAATGCCCTGACGCTGAAAGCCGAGTCGCTGGTCGAAACATTGCAGGATAACCCGTTCAATTTCATCCTGACGGACACCCAGGCGCTGAGCCTGCCGGTCAAGTACGATCCCGTTTTCGGCAACGCCCTCGACCCGTACCTGACGCGGGAATATTCGAGCGAAGACATCCACGACTTCACGCACACTCTGCTCAAGGAGTTCGGCTCCAACACGATTTCGTTCCTGACCAGCCTGAACCAGTATATCCATCAAAACTTCAACCGCATCCTGCGCAAGGACGGCGATCCCCTGCATCCCTCGGAATTGCTGCAAACGCGGGAAGGAGCCTGTCGGGACCTGGCGGTGTTGTTCATGGACATCTGCCGCGTGCTGGGTCTGGCCACACGCTACACCAGCGGTTACTTTTTCGCGGACGATGAGGATTTTGATCAGCATGAACTGCATGCCTGGGTGGAGGTGTACCTGCCCGGCGGCGGCTGGCGCGGTTACGATCCCACCCACGGACTGGCCGTGGCGGACCGGCATGTTGCCATCGCATCCGCCTGCACACCCGCCCTGACCACGCCCACTTACGGCATGTACCGGGGCACCGGCATCAGTTCCTCTTTGGAATACGACATCAACATCAAGCAGGTCGATTCGATTGAAAACCACAACGGAGCCGCCTCGCAGGGCTGA
- a CDS encoding LON peptidase substrate-binding domain-containing protein: MTDSDSLRRIALFPLPTSVFYPRTYLPLHIFEPRYRKMVQSAIDHGKWIGMVLLEPGYEEEYHARPAIKSVGCMGNLEKWFQYEDGRYDIVLNGRDRFRILREVGDDLYREAEVELLTSTHDTPLVSAPPQWKELTALYRKFIEHLPRKNAHKVELDLSQCQTLGEAVDRVAYMFDSPLDQKQAFLEEQNVLQRLELIKTQIQLKLEIVQRSRSFAKVNWDVRMN; this comes from the coding sequence ATGACTGATTCCGATTCCCTGAGACGCATCGCCCTGTTCCCGCTGCCCACGTCCGTATTTTATCCGCGAACGTATCTCCCACTCCATATCTTCGAGCCCCGCTACCGCAAGATGGTGCAGAGCGCCATCGATCACGGCAAGTGGATCGGCATGGTTTTGCTGGAGCCGGGATACGAAGAGGAATACCACGCCCGTCCCGCCATCAAATCCGTCGGCTGCATGGGCAATCTCGAAAAATGGTTTCAGTACGAAGACGGGCGCTACGACATCGTGCTCAACGGCCGCGACCGCTTTCGCATTCTGCGCGAAGTCGGCGACGACCTGTACCGCGAAGCGGAGGTCGAATTGTTGACATCGACCCACGACACGCCGCTTGTTTCCGCGCCGCCGCAATGGAAAGAACTGACCGCGCTCTACCGCAAGTTCATCGAACACCTGCCCCGCAAGAACGCGCACAAGGTGGAGCTGGACCTCAGCCAGTGCCAGACGCTGGGCGAAGCGGTGGACCGCGTGGCCTACATGTTCGATTCGCCTCTCGACCAGAAACAGGCCTTTCTCGAAGAGCAGAATGTCCTGCAACGCCTGGAACTGATCAAAACCCAGATCCAACTGAAACTCGAAATCGTTCAGCGGTCCCGCAGTTTTGCCAAGGTCAATTGGGACGTGCGGATGAACTGA
- a CDS encoding sensor histidine kinase: protein MRDTQRQRLVLILIMTGAAFVVVFLAIFLLYQTAFEEEKARLIESAQSQARLMEAVARFDSVYSYNYPEGTEAATLSQFIEAHKRFKGFGVTGEFILAKRVGDKIKFLLSHRHASLMVPDSIPFDSPLGEPIRRALNGESGIMVGPDYRNIVTLAAYEPIEHLPLALVAKIDLAEIRAPFYKTGLLAVTVGAGVIGASIVLFWRFSNPMVEEITRSREQLRQFSNRLQAIREEEQTRIARAVHDELGQALTALKLEITCLQDELDPDNPEHQQSSETVSRLIDQTIAAVQRISTELRPHLLDVFGLAEAMRSQVQEIQKRTDIEFDLKELDQQVKLDPERATALFRIFQETLTNIVRHAQASRVSIRLKREKDHVMMEVQDNGIGIRKQQIKRPQSLGLLGIRERVLVWQGTVHFHGVPGQGTTVTVKLPVNST, encoded by the coding sequence ATGCGCGACACCCAAAGGCAACGGCTGGTTCTGATTCTGATCATGACAGGCGCGGCCTTCGTGGTCGTTTTCCTCGCCATCTTTCTTTTGTATCAGACCGCCTTTGAAGAAGAAAAAGCCCGCCTCATCGAATCCGCCCAAAGCCAGGCGCGGTTGATGGAAGCGGTGGCGCGTTTCGACAGCGTGTACAGCTACAACTATCCCGAAGGCACGGAAGCCGCCACCCTCAGCCAGTTCATCGAGGCCCACAAACGGTTCAAAGGCTTCGGCGTGACCGGTGAATTCATTCTGGCCAAACGCGTCGGCGACAAAATCAAATTCCTGCTCAGCCACCGCCATGCCAGCCTGATGGTGCCGGATTCCATTCCCTTCGATTCGCCGCTGGGCGAACCCATCCGACGCGCCCTCAACGGAGAGTCCGGCATCATGGTCGGCCCCGATTACCGCAACATCGTCACCCTCGCCGCGTATGAACCCATCGAACACCTGCCGCTGGCGTTGGTCGCCAAGATCGACCTCGCGGAAATCCGCGCTCCGTTTTACAAAACCGGATTGCTGGCGGTGACGGTGGGCGCGGGTGTGATCGGCGCCAGCATCGTATTGTTCTGGCGGTTCAGCAACCCGATGGTCGAAGAGATCACCCGTTCCCGCGAACAGTTGCGCCAGTTCAGCAATCGGCTGCAGGCCATCCGCGAAGAGGAACAAACCCGCATCGCCCGCGCCGTGCACGACGAACTCGGGCAGGCACTCACCGCACTTAAACTGGAAATCACCTGCCTGCAGGACGAGCTCGATCCGGACAACCCCGAACACCAGCAATCTTCCGAAACCGTATCGCGGTTGATCGACCAGACCATCGCCGCCGTGCAACGCATCAGCACCGAACTGCGGCCGCACCTGCTGGATGTATTCGGCCTGGCGGAGGCCATGAGATCGCAAGTACAGGAAATCCAAAAACGCACTGATATCGAATTTGACTTGAAAGAACTGGACCAACAGGTCAAGCTGGATCCGGAACGCGCCACCGCCCTGTTCCGCATCTTTCAGGAAACCCTGACCAACATCGTGCGCCACGCTCAGGCCAGCCGCGTTTCCATTCGCTTGAAACGGGAAAAGGACCACGTGATGATGGAAGTGCAGGACAACGGCATCGGCATTCGCAAGCAACAGATCAAACGCCCCCAGTCGCTGGGCCTGCTCGGCATTCGGGAACGCGTGCTGGTGTGGCAGGGAACGGTTCATTTTCACGGAGTGCCCGGCCAGGGCACCACCGTCACAGTCAAACTTCCGGTGAACAGCACATGA
- a CDS encoding response regulator, whose translation MTPSQNSKISVLIADDHEIVRQGIEKVISKTPDIDIAGQAATGQEVIDLVKKLHPDVVLMDIEMPEKTGWDVMMELKALNPKLPVLILSIFPEEHYGMRFIRAGASGYLNKGSAPAQMVEAIRKVHSGKKYVSPELAEKMIQEMGQSMEEQPHQRLSDREFQIFCMIASGKKLKEIADELSVGITTVSTHRHRILEKMEMKSNADLIHYAIKNGLI comes from the coding sequence ATGACGCCCAGTCAGAATTCAAAAATCTCCGTCCTCATTGCCGACGATCATGAAATCGTGCGTCAGGGTATTGAGAAGGTCATCTCCAAAACGCCGGACATCGACATCGCCGGCCAGGCCGCAACCGGGCAAGAGGTCATCGACCTGGTGAAGAAGCTCCACCCCGATGTGGTGTTGATGGACATCGAAATGCCGGAAAAAACCGGGTGGGATGTGATGATGGAATTGAAGGCGTTGAACCCGAAACTGCCTGTGCTCATCCTCAGCATTTTTCCGGAAGAGCACTACGGCATGCGCTTCATCCGGGCCGGCGCTTCCGGTTACCTCAACAAGGGCAGCGCGCCGGCACAGATGGTGGAAGCCATCCGCAAAGTGCATTCGGGAAAAAAATACGTCAGCCCCGAACTCGCCGAAAAAATGATTCAGGAAATGGGCCAATCAATGGAGGAACAGCCGCACCAACGGTTGTCCGACCGCGAGTTCCAGATCTTCTGTATGATCGCCTCGGGAAAGAAACTGAAAGAAATCGCCGACGAACTTTCAGTGGGAATCACCACCGTCAGCACCCACCGCCACCGCATCCTCGAAAAAATGGAAATGAAGTCCAACGCCGATCTCATCCACTACGCCATCAAAAACGGGCTCATCTAG
- a CDS encoding MopE-related protein, producing MSRNTILAVAMFALLGFMTSPAAASELSVEFSAMSNHSDSGQIEGKVVSCSGKYNPQGTIVHIPGVSVSTKLPPDGAFTLLFVPEGTYNLVFERAGKTFRSINGIEVKSSKKTILGPVQICPDLDGDGYAVTADIDDENAATYPGAKEICDRVDNNGNGEIDEGCSYRKCPKGGKFCMSNWNNINPWLRGQIKTQSWDSSDSRLPKAIFFQAGQ from the coding sequence ATGAGTCGCAACACGATTTTAGCAGTCGCAATGTTTGCCTTGCTGGGCTTCATGACAAGCCCCGCAGCCGCCTCCGAGTTGTCTGTAGAATTCAGCGCCATGAGCAATCACAGCGATTCGGGTCAGATTGAAGGCAAGGTTGTCAGTTGTTCAGGAAAATACAACCCTCAGGGGACGATCGTTCATATTCCTGGTGTATCGGTCTCTACGAAACTCCCCCCCGACGGTGCATTCACGTTGTTGTTCGTCCCCGAGGGTACTTATAATCTCGTCTTCGAGCGTGCCGGCAAGACGTTCCGCTCCATAAACGGGATCGAAGTCAAGTCGTCCAAAAAGACCATCCTCGGACCGGTTCAGATTTGTCCGGATCTCGATGGCGACGGCTATGCCGTCACAGCGGACATCGATGATGAAAATGCCGCCACGTATCCCGGCGCCAAAGAAATCTGTGACCGCGTGGACAACAACGGCAATGGCGAGATCGATGAAGGTTGTTCTTACCGGAAATGTCCGAAGGGTGGGAAGTTCTGTATGAGCAACTGGAACAACATCAACCCCTGGCTTCGGGGACAAATAAAAACGCAAAGCTGGGATTCCAGCGACTCCCGGCTTCCGAAAGCCATCTTTTTCCAAGCAGGCCAGTAG
- a CDS encoding CDP-alcohol phosphatidyltransferase family protein — translation MEKLPPGCGFFDLNELWYFPNRWAVKALYPLPVTANHITVLALIFGLISAAFYFSSGEHALIWGAVFLYGKLFCDNVDGNLARLRGEASRLGRFLDSFSDFLVTVLVYAGVTWQVAKSAEHPGWIWTLGLLALASALLHCSYWVYYYVSYASRVGSYEKNRTDESLTEEERGAYEETGNGTVILALQRIHNFVYGWQDALIETVDRTSRKWARVPDTQQGLRGWYEDAYFLVGMGPMCICTNTMALIGFSLIDQLWLFLHLVVYIGNAYWVGLHVWKIHRFKVAEPGEDL, via the coding sequence ATGGAAAAGCTGCCTCCGGGCTGCGGGTTCTTCGATCTCAACGAGCTCTGGTACTTCCCCAACCGCTGGGCGGTGAAAGCGCTGTACCCCCTTCCCGTCACTGCCAACCACATCACCGTGCTGGCCCTGATCTTTGGATTGATCTCCGCCGCGTTTTATTTTTCCAGTGGTGAGCACGCGTTGATCTGGGGCGCGGTGTTTTTGTACGGCAAACTGTTCTGCGACAATGTGGACGGCAACCTGGCCCGGCTGCGCGGCGAGGCCTCGCGATTGGGACGTTTTCTCGATTCGTTTTCCGATTTTCTGGTGACGGTGCTGGTGTATGCGGGCGTCACCTGGCAGGTGGCAAAGAGTGCTGAGCATCCGGGCTGGATCTGGACGCTGGGACTGCTGGCGCTGGCCAGCGCGTTGCTGCATTGCAGTTACTGGGTGTACTACTACGTCAGTTACGCCAGCCGCGTCGGCAGTTATGAAAAGAACCGGACGGATGAATCGTTGACGGAAGAAGAACGGGGTGCTTATGAAGAAACAGGAAACGGCACGGTGATATTGGCATTGCAACGCATTCACAATTTCGTTTACGGCTGGCAGGACGCATTGATCGAAACGGTCGATCGCACCAGCCGCAAATGGGCGCGCGTGCCCGATACGCAACAAGGACTGAGAGGGTGGTATGAAGATGCCTACTTCCTGGTAGGAATGGGGCCTATGTGTATATGTACAAATACGATGGCACTTATCGGATTTTCGCTGATTGACCAACTGTGGCTCTTCCTTCATCTTGTAGTGTATATAGGTAACGCGTATTGGGTAGGGTTGCATGTCTGGAAAATCCATCGATTCAAAGTCGCTGAACCTGGGGAGGATCTGTAA
- a CDS encoding DNA-processing protein DprA, whose translation METNELKFNILRLLETKGIGFAKFWTIWNAFKDDIDLDAIFKGQQEIKKYLNNEGYSDWQSNEKVVSEKWDKLLDKNVQVIFFEDDIYPQKLVSRLKKKAPPILLAFGNLNLLSKTSVGFCGSREASGKGLETAYDCAEQLSRDGINIVSGYAHGVDMTTHRAALESGGTTTLVLAEGILNFKIKKELLSIWDWDRVLVLSEFLPGLPWSVRNAMQRNGVICALSEAVILIEAKSRGGSIEAGKTCLGMNLPLFAPVYEGMPESAVGNRELLNQGAYPIYKSQKTSKANLDKIFHIFDSDSSASSIVPSSKSLKNNQISFLD comes from the coding sequence ATGGAAACTAACGAGTTAAAATTTAATATTCTTCGTTTGCTGGAAACAAAGGGGATTGGTTTTGCGAAATTTTGGACTATTTGGAATGCTTTCAAAGACGATATCGATTTAGACGCAATTTTTAAGGGCCAACAAGAGATAAAAAAATATTTAAATAATGAAGGATATTCAGATTGGCAATCTAACGAAAAAGTAGTTTCTGAAAAATGGGATAAACTTTTAGATAAAAATGTTCAGGTAATATTTTTTGAGGATGATATTTACCCTCAAAAATTAGTTTCCCGCCTTAAGAAAAAAGCTCCACCCATTTTATTAGCGTTTGGTAACCTCAATTTACTTTCTAAAACATCGGTAGGATTTTGTGGCTCCAGAGAGGCAAGCGGAAAAGGCCTTGAAACAGCTTATGATTGTGCAGAACAATTATCTAGGGACGGAATAAATATAGTCTCTGGCTATGCGCATGGTGTGGATATGACAACCCATCGAGCTGCTTTGGAATCAGGAGGCACTACGACCCTTGTTTTGGCAGAAGGAATCCTAAATTTTAAAATCAAAAAAGAACTTTTATCTATTTGGGATTGGGATAGGGTTCTTGTTTTAAGTGAATTCTTGCCAGGTCTACCTTGGAGTGTCCGGAACGCAATGCAAAGGAATGGCGTTATTTGCGCTCTCTCGGAAGCTGTAATTTTAATTGAGGCAAAAAGCCGAGGGGGAAGCATAGAGGCTGGAAAGACTTGTTTGGGTATGAATCTTCCGCTGTTTGCTCCAGTTTATGAAGGAATGCCAGAAAGTGCCGTTGGCAACAGAGAATTACTAAATCAAGGGGCGTACCCTATTTATAAAAGCCAAAAAACCAGCAAAGCCAATTTGGACAAAATTTTTCATATCTTCGACTCAGACTCTTCTGCTTCCTCGATAGTCCCTTCTTCTAAGTCTTTAAAAAATAATCAGATATCGTTTCTCGATTAG
- a CDS encoding ComF family protein yields MIFSREDILKTINSTPRRRKISSDFKLLKPPGEFGDDWNLFFPFGDSYIPAFESVFSIETIGFRKNPTTSGYYTYLKNVSEWEIEALQNWLAIFYECVTIRDCLTMSFALDFDRTDGNPENEKTNIGTLRENAKPYDKPLISSHIENARKLAELCVKFLERIQCYNKADVLVGVPPSDPTKSYNLPSFLANEIGRLWNKENFSDCLRTLRPREGLKSIPIKEKLNILEGTIEVDSAYFKNKRVLLIDDLYQSGITMNYVGMLLLEAGAREVYGLACEKTCRNDDNVSS; encoded by the coding sequence ATGATATTCTCAAGGGAAGATATTCTAAAAACAATAAATTCAACCCCTAGAAGACGAAAAATCTCTAGTGACTTTAAACTTTTAAAGCCACCTGGAGAATTTGGTGATGACTGGAATTTATTTTTCCCCTTTGGTGACAGCTACATTCCCGCTTTCGAAAGTGTTTTTTCAATTGAAACTATCGGTTTTCGAAAAAATCCAACTACTTCAGGCTATTACACTTATCTTAAAAATGTATCGGAATGGGAAATTGAGGCATTACAAAATTGGTTAGCGATTTTCTATGAATGCGTAACAATAAGGGACTGTTTAACTATGTCCTTTGCCTTAGATTTTGATAGAACTGATGGTAATCCAGAAAACGAAAAAACAAATATTGGAACATTAAGGGAAAATGCCAAACCATATGATAAGCCTCTAATTTCTAGTCATATAGAGAACGCCAGAAAGTTGGCTGAATTATGTGTGAAATTTTTAGAAAGAATTCAATGTTATAACAAGGCCGATGTTTTGGTTGGCGTACCGCCCTCTGATCCAACAAAATCCTATAATTTACCTTCATTTCTCGCCAATGAAATTGGCAGGTTATGGAATAAAGAAAATTTTAGCGATTGCTTGAGGACTCTAAGGCCTAGGGAAGGCCTGAAAAGTATTCCAATAAAAGAAAAGCTGAATATCCTAGAAGGCACAATTGAAGTTGATTCTGCTTATTTTAAGAATAAGAGAGTATTGTTGATTGATGATCTTTATCAATCTGGAATTACCATGAATTATGTAGGCATGTTATTGTTGGAAGCTGGTGCAAGGGAAGTTTATGGATTGGCATGTGAAAAAACGTGTCGAAATGACGATAATGTTTCTAGTTGA